In a single window of the Rhizobium tropici CIAT 899 genome:
- a CDS encoding ABC transporter substrate-binding protein, whose protein sequence is MPFKRRDFLAASAAAAGIAGLGPLGIRPSFAQAEPGYTPEKGASLRLLRWTPFVKGDEDAWLANTKKFTEATGVEVRVDKESWEDIRPKAAVAANVGSGPDMVMCWFDDAHQYPDKLIDLTELATYLGNKYGGWYDGVRGYATRGDKFIAMPLTAIGNAVVYRDSHVKAAGFSEFPKDTAGFLELCKAMKAKGTPAGFPHGKAVGDGNNYAHWLLWSHGGKMVDESGKVTINSPETLAAIHYAQALYATFIPGTESWQDINNNRAFLAGQVSLIANGVSVYYAAKKDPKLAEIAADIRTTNFPIGPVGKSVELHQTSSLVLFSHTKYPEAAKAYIKFMMEGDQMNAWIQGSSAYCCQPLKAFANNPVWTADPVHAPYARASETLRPNGYAGPLGYASAGVMADYVLVDMFAAAVTAQMTPEDAMKEAERRANRYYKV, encoded by the coding sequence ATGCCATTCAAGAGACGTGACTTTCTTGCCGCATCGGCGGCGGCCGCCGGTATCGCCGGCCTTGGGCCACTCGGTATACGCCCATCTTTCGCCCAAGCCGAACCCGGCTACACGCCCGAAAAGGGCGCAAGTCTCCGGCTGCTTCGCTGGACACCCTTCGTCAAGGGAGACGAGGATGCCTGGCTTGCCAATACCAAGAAATTCACCGAAGCGACGGGCGTCGAGGTTCGTGTTGACAAGGAAAGCTGGGAAGATATCCGACCGAAGGCTGCCGTCGCCGCCAATGTCGGCTCCGGTCCCGACATGGTGATGTGCTGGTTCGACGATGCTCATCAATATCCTGACAAACTCATCGACCTGACGGAGCTCGCCACCTATCTCGGTAACAAATACGGCGGCTGGTATGACGGCGTGCGCGGTTATGCAACTCGCGGCGACAAGTTCATCGCCATGCCGCTGACGGCGATCGGTAATGCCGTCGTTTATCGCGACAGCCATGTCAAGGCCGCCGGTTTCAGCGAATTCCCCAAGGATACCGCGGGATTCCTCGAGCTTTGCAAGGCGATGAAAGCCAAAGGTACGCCCGCCGGCTTCCCGCATGGCAAGGCGGTCGGTGACGGCAACAATTATGCCCATTGGCTGCTCTGGAGCCATGGCGGCAAGATGGTGGACGAAAGCGGCAAGGTGACCATCAACAGCCCTGAAACGCTGGCGGCTATCCACTATGCGCAAGCCCTCTATGCAACCTTCATCCCCGGCACGGAGAGCTGGCAGGACATCAACAACAACCGGGCCTTCCTTGCCGGGCAGGTATCGCTGATCGCAAACGGTGTTTCGGTCTATTACGCAGCTAAAAAAGATCCGAAGCTTGCCGAAATCGCGGCCGATATCAGAACCACAAACTTTCCGATCGGCCCGGTCGGCAAGAGTGTCGAACTGCACCAGACGAGCTCGCTGGTTCTCTTCAGCCATACCAAATATCCGGAAGCAGCCAAGGCCTATATCAAGTTCATGATGGAAGGCGACCAGATGAACGCCTGGATCCAAGGATCGAGCGCCTATTGCTGCCAACCGTTGAAGGCCTTTGCCAACAATCCCGTCTGGACCGCCGATCCCGTTCACGCACCCTATGCACGCGCCTCGGAAACGCTGCGCCCGAACGGCTATGCCGGCCCACTCGGCTATGCTTCGGCAGGTGTGATGGCCGATTACGTGCTCGTCGACATGTTCGCGGCCGCCGTAACCGCCCAGATGACGCCGGAGGATGCGATGAAGGAAGCTGAGCGCCGGGCAAACCGCTACTACAAGGTTTGA
- a CDS encoding FadR/GntR family transcriptional regulator, translating into MDESPILTEVPNIARSLARRTARDVIAEKLMVLIATNMLRPGDELPGERELANVLHVSRETVRGAIQALAAQGIIEVSHGSRSRVCEVDLSHITVTIASPNAIDGYDLESVHAARLHIELKVVRDAADRIDDVTLAKLQALLEAQRLGGDDAMRFLICDREFHVAIYRACGNPLLAAFVTDLYTYMMNYRRHAMAKPGAVEASYSDHLAIFEALARHDQDAVVAAFEHHLTRIYDTTKVQLASGNPV; encoded by the coding sequence ATGGACGAAAGTCCGATCTTGACCGAGGTGCCGAATATCGCGCGGAGTCTTGCCCGCCGAACGGCGCGTGATGTCATCGCCGAGAAGCTGATGGTCCTGATCGCCACCAACATGTTGCGACCGGGCGACGAGCTGCCGGGAGAGCGTGAATTGGCCAACGTTCTTCATGTCAGCCGCGAAACGGTGCGTGGCGCTATTCAGGCGCTCGCCGCTCAGGGGATCATCGAAGTTTCGCATGGCAGCCGCAGCCGCGTCTGCGAGGTCGATCTCAGCCATATTACGGTGACGATCGCCTCTCCCAATGCAATCGACGGCTACGATCTGGAATCCGTCCACGCTGCCCGTCTTCACATCGAACTCAAGGTTGTTCGCGACGCCGCCGATCGCATCGATGACGTTACCCTGGCAAAGCTGCAGGCCCTGCTGGAGGCCCAGCGTCTCGGGGGCGACGATGCGATGCGTTTCCTGATCTGTGACCGTGAATTCCACGTGGCCATCTATCGGGCCTGCGGAAATCCGCTCCTCGCTGCCTTCGTCACCGATTTATACACTTACATGATGAATTACCGCCGCCATGCCATGGCCAAGCCGGGTGCCGTCGAGGCGAGCTACAGCGATCATCTGGCGATCTTTGAGGCGCTCGCTCGCCACGACCAAGACGCCGTCGTTGCGGCGTTCGAGCATCATCTGACACGTATTTACGACACGACCAAGGTTCAACTGGCGAGCGGCAATCCGGTCTGA
- a CDS encoding shikimate dehydrogenase: protein MDNNKFLVGLIGADIQMSKSPALHETEGRHLGLDYEYELVDLAERGLPASALPDLLSELESRGFAGTNITHPCKQTVLPHLTRLSEDAKMLGAVNTVVLRNGERIGHNTDWYGFYRNFERGLPDVAKAHAVLLGAGGAGVAVAHAAVKLGIEKLSIFDQDERRASTLADQLNERFSGEVARSVRDVGAALASADGLIHATPTGMPSHPGLPIDPDWIQHRHWVADIVYMPLVTELLALAKQQGCRTLPGGGMTVFQAAAAFELFTGLSPDTERMSRHFDELCRVTA from the coding sequence ATGGACAACAACAAATTTCTGGTCGGCCTCATCGGCGCCGACATCCAGATGTCAAAGTCGCCGGCGCTCCATGAAACGGAAGGGCGCCACCTGGGACTTGATTACGAGTACGAGCTCGTGGACCTGGCGGAGCGCGGATTGCCCGCTTCCGCGCTGCCAGATCTCTTGAGCGAACTGGAAAGTCGCGGCTTTGCCGGAACCAACATCACCCATCCATGCAAACAGACCGTGCTGCCTCACCTGACCCGCCTGTCCGAGGACGCTAAGATGCTTGGGGCCGTAAACACGGTCGTGCTTCGCAACGGCGAGCGGATCGGACACAACACCGACTGGTATGGCTTCTACAGGAATTTCGAGCGCGGCTTGCCCGACGTCGCGAAGGCTCATGCTGTTCTGCTTGGCGCTGGCGGCGCTGGGGTGGCCGTCGCGCACGCTGCCGTGAAACTCGGCATAGAAAAGCTCTCGATCTTTGATCAGGACGAGCGCCGCGCCTCCACGCTCGCCGACCAGCTCAACGAGAGATTTTCAGGAGAGGTTGCAAGGTCGGTGCGGGACGTCGGTGCTGCGCTCGCCAGCGCAGATGGCCTGATCCACGCCACGCCGACCGGTATGCCGAGCCATCCGGGGCTTCCGATAGATCCCGATTGGATACAGCACCGTCACTGGGTGGCGGATATTGTCTATATGCCGTTGGTGACCGAGCTCCTTGCGTTGGCAAAGCAGCAGGGGTGCCGAACACTCCCAGGCGGAGGAATGACCGTGTTTCAGGCGGCCGCAGCCTTCGAGCTGTTCACAGGCCTGTCGCCCGACACGGAACGAATGTCGCGCCATTTCGACGAGCTGTGCCGAGTGACAGCCTGA
- the aroQ gene encoding type II 3-dehydroquinate dehydratase gives MSIIYVLNGPNLNLLGKRQPHIYGHETLADVEADCRKLASELGHEIRFHQSNREYEIIDWIHQAREDGAGIVINPAAFTHTSLAILDALNTFEGPVIEIHISNVHKRESFRHHSFVSHRADGVIAGLGTEGYQLGIRRVATMLKTEKKD, from the coding sequence ATGAGCATCATCTACGTTCTCAACGGACCAAACCTAAACCTCCTCGGCAAGCGCCAACCACATATCTACGGGCACGAGACATTGGCTGACGTCGAGGCGGACTGCCGAAAGTTGGCATCAGAGCTGGGGCACGAGATCCGTTTCCATCAAAGCAACCGCGAATACGAGATTATCGACTGGATCCACCAGGCACGCGAGGACGGCGCCGGCATTGTCATCAACCCGGCCGCGTTCACGCACACTTCGCTCGCTATCCTTGACGCACTGAACACTTTTGAAGGCCCCGTCATCGAGATCCACATCTCCAACGTCCACAAGCGCGAGAGTTTTCGCCACCATTCCTTCGTATCCCACCGGGCCGACGGCGTCATCGCTGGTCTCGGTACCGAAGGCTATCAACTCGGCATCCGCAGAGTTGCGACCATGCTCAAGACCGAGAAGAAGGACTGA
- a CDS encoding carbohydrate ABC transporter permease, producing the protein MSTVTSGDTTRGPIRSLMQNNNMLGFLFMLPAAIFLVCFLTYPLGLGVWLGFTDTRIGRAGSFIGLENYQYLANDSVFWLSVFNTLLYTFVASVLKFVLGLWLALLLNQHLPFKSFFRAIVLLPWVVPTVLSGLAFWWIYDSQFSIISWSLMKIGLIHSPINFLGDPTNARISVIIANVWRGIPFVAISLLAGLQTIPASLQEAASLDGATSWQRFRYVTLPMLTPIIAVVMTFSVLFTFTDFQLIYVLTKGGPVNATHLMATLSFQRGIPGGQLGEGAAIAVAMIPFLLAAIMFSFFGLQRRKWQQGGQD; encoded by the coding sequence ATGTCGACCGTGACATCCGGCGATACGACGCGCGGCCCGATCAGATCGCTCATGCAGAACAACAATATGCTCGGCTTCCTCTTCATGTTGCCGGCAGCCATCTTTCTGGTTTGCTTTCTCACCTACCCACTGGGACTTGGGGTCTGGCTTGGCTTCACGGACACGCGGATCGGGCGCGCCGGCAGTTTCATCGGCTTGGAGAATTATCAATACCTGGCCAATGATTCCGTCTTCTGGCTGTCGGTCTTCAATACCTTGCTCTACACTTTCGTAGCTTCCGTCCTGAAATTCGTGCTGGGCCTTTGGTTGGCTCTGCTTCTCAATCAGCACCTCCCGTTCAAATCATTCTTCCGGGCAATCGTGCTCCTGCCCTGGGTCGTGCCGACGGTACTTTCGGGATTGGCATTCTGGTGGATCTACGACTCCCAGTTTTCCATTATCTCGTGGTCCCTGATGAAAATTGGCCTGATCCATAGTCCGATCAATTTCCTTGGCGATCCGACCAATGCACGGATCTCGGTGATCATCGCCAATGTCTGGCGCGGCATTCCCTTCGTCGCGATCTCGCTGCTTGCCGGCCTGCAGACGATTCCCGCTTCGCTTCAGGAGGCGGCGTCCCTTGATGGCGCCACAAGTTGGCAGCGCTTCCGGTATGTAACGCTGCCGATGTTGACGCCGATCATCGCCGTTGTGATGACGTTCTCCGTGCTGTTCACATTCACGGATTTCCAGTTGATCTATGTGCTGACCAAGGGCGGGCCGGTCAACGCGACACATCTGATGGCGACACTTTCCTTTCAGCGCGGCATCCCGGGCGGTCAGCTCGGCGAGGGTGCGGCAATCGCGGTGGCAATGATCCCCTTCCTGCTTGCCGCCATCATGTTCAGCTTCTTCGGTCTGCAGCGCCGCAAATGGCAGCAGGGCGGACAGGACTGA
- a CDS encoding GGDEF domain-containing protein — MTNELDLPTVLFLQKTSYIAGALTLGYLRLTSAESRGVGLLAASFIVLAAGSTLAGYAELYPALYGLLSLVNIVLAVLGYCLLASAFVLISDPDRKINPWLVFLPAIGTLAAGLITAFHLTNTYRATTFTVLGCLTMAATAVVVFRDAFREPLPIRRLIVGLLAAASLLSLVMALEFSTRSFPVLDVANGFLLMIISKFVLAIAIVIFISERQHAKIKNLADRDHLTGLYNRRFFNANAPSQPHPGDAVLFLDIDHFKQLNDRWGHAAGDEVLSTMAQAVQSTLPKGALLARQGGEEFIVFLPAKAGDALFYAERIRKTVAELRFPTLGPEITVTISGGVARAFHGTELASLCREADRALYLAKAAGRNRICDADLDAVPQSRLRLA; from the coding sequence ATGACCAACGAACTTGATCTTCCGACTGTCCTCTTCTTGCAGAAAACGTCCTATATTGCTGGCGCTTTGACTTTGGGCTATTTGCGGCTCACCTCGGCGGAAAGCCGTGGGGTTGGGCTTCTCGCAGCGAGCTTTATAGTCCTTGCAGCGGGATCGACACTGGCGGGGTATGCAGAGCTTTATCCAGCACTTTACGGCCTTCTAAGTCTCGTCAATATCGTGCTTGCGGTTCTGGGGTATTGCCTTCTTGCCTCAGCCTTTGTCCTGATCAGCGATCCCGATCGTAAAATCAACCCATGGCTTGTATTCCTGCCGGCAATCGGAACTTTGGCTGCTGGATTGATTACAGCATTCCATCTGACTAACACCTACCGGGCGACAACTTTCACGGTTCTCGGTTGTTTGACGATGGCTGCCACTGCTGTTGTCGTGTTTCGGGATGCATTTCGTGAGCCGCTGCCGATCCGCAGGTTGATTGTAGGACTGCTTGCCGCCGCCAGTCTGCTTTCTTTAGTTATGGCGCTGGAATTCTCCACCAGGTCCTTTCCTGTGCTCGATGTGGCTAACGGCTTCCTCCTGATGATCATTTCCAAGTTCGTGCTTGCGATTGCAATCGTGATCTTCATCAGCGAGCGTCAACATGCCAAGATTAAAAACCTTGCTGACCGCGATCATCTCACAGGTCTCTACAATCGTCGCTTTTTTAACGCAAACGCGCCTAGCCAGCCACATCCCGGAGACGCGGTTCTTTTTCTGGACATAGATCATTTTAAGCAATTGAACGATCGCTGGGGGCATGCAGCGGGCGACGAGGTTCTTTCAACGATGGCGCAGGCGGTGCAGTCAACCTTACCGAAAGGGGCGTTGCTAGCGCGCCAAGGGGGTGAAGAGTTTATCGTCTTCCTTCCGGCAAAGGCGGGGGACGCGCTATTTTATGCGGAGCGGATCCGCAAGACCGTGGCCGAACTCCGCTTTCCTACACTTGGTCCCGAGATTACGGTGACGATAAGTGGCGGGGTTGCAAGAGCTTTCCACGGGACTGAACTTGCGAGCCTTTGTCGGGAGGCTGACCGAGCACTGTATCTGGCAAAAGCTGCGGGACGAAATCGCATATGCGACGCTGACCTCGACGCAGTTCCGCAAAGCCGTCTACGATTGGCTTAA
- a CDS encoding aldo/keto reductase, translating into MLTKADSVTTITLWNDREIPRLGMGCWAIGGPFYAGDVPLGWGEVDDDESIRAIDRAVDLGIRFFDTASNYGAGHSEEVVGRALGNRDDIIIATKFGFATDEKTKQATGAFSDPAFIRRSAETSLRRLRRDRLDLLQFHLNDFPLEASDEVFETLETLKAEGKIDAFGWSTDHPDRAACHVHRAGFVSVQHTMNVFEPVPAMIDVIERNGLISINRGPLAMGLLSGKFTPDKAIGEKDVRGASLDWMVYFKDGRIAPEFAARLEAVRNLLTEDGRTLTQGALAWLLARSPRTLPIPGFRTVAQVEENAGALAKGPLRADVMAAIDQALAGL; encoded by the coding sequence ATGTTGACCAAAGCCGATAGCGTGACCACAATAACGCTCTGGAATGACCGGGAAATTCCACGACTTGGCATGGGATGCTGGGCAATCGGCGGACCATTTTACGCTGGTGACGTGCCTCTCGGCTGGGGCGAAGTCGATGACGATGAATCGATCCGTGCTATCGACCGGGCGGTGGATCTCGGCATTCGCTTCTTCGACACTGCCTCGAATTACGGGGCTGGGCATTCTGAAGAGGTGGTCGGCAGGGCGCTCGGCAATCGAGACGATATCATCATCGCCACCAAATTCGGCTTCGCGACGGACGAGAAGACCAAGCAAGCGACAGGCGCTTTCTCCGATCCCGCCTTTATCCGGCGGTCCGCCGAGACATCGTTGCGCCGTCTGCGCCGCGATCGTCTGGATCTGCTGCAGTTCCATCTCAACGATTTTCCGCTTGAAGCGTCTGACGAAGTATTTGAGACACTCGAAACGCTCAAGGCTGAAGGCAAGATTGATGCCTTCGGCTGGAGCACTGACCACCCGGATCGTGCGGCATGTCATGTGCATCGCGCAGGGTTCGTCTCGGTTCAACATACGATGAATGTCTTCGAGCCGGTTCCGGCGATGATCGATGTCATCGAGCGCAACGGCTTGATTTCCATCAATCGCGGTCCGCTTGCCATGGGGCTGCTTAGCGGCAAGTTCACGCCTGACAAGGCTATCGGCGAGAAGGATGTGCGCGGTGCGAGCCTCGACTGGATGGTCTACTTCAAAGACGGCAGGATCGCGCCTGAATTTGCTGCTCGCCTGGAGGCGGTCCGTAATCTGCTGACCGAGGACGGACGCACGCTTACGCAGGGTGCGCTTGCCTGGTTATTGGCGCGTTCGCCCCGCACGCTACCAATTCCCGGCTTCCGTACAGTTGCTCAAGTCGAGGAAAACGCCGGTGCCCTGGCAAAGGGACCCTTGCGAGCAGATGTGATGGCGGCGATCGATCAAGCGTTGGCCGGCCTGTAG
- a CDS encoding 5-carboxymethyl-2-hydroxymuconate Delta-isomerase: MPHIIIDYSRGAAERVAIEELTRAVHRRVRDGGLVKPTVVRTFAREATVSCVGDEHPDNHFVQIIVRMAPGRPAEVKRELLKSVLEAARDVAASALETGRLGLRADLYESDPNFAFQDIAFT, from the coding sequence ATGCCGCATATTATCATCGACTACAGCCGCGGTGCAGCGGAACGCGTCGCCATCGAAGAGCTGACCCGCGCTGTTCATCGCCGGGTCCGCGACGGAGGGCTGGTCAAGCCAACCGTGGTGCGCACGTTTGCAAGAGAAGCCACCGTCTCCTGCGTCGGGGACGAGCATCCCGACAACCATTTCGTGCAGATAATTGTACGCATGGCCCCAGGCCGCCCCGCAGAGGTCAAACGAGAGCTGCTGAAATCGGTGCTCGAAGCCGCGCGTGACGTCGCGGCTTCTGCACTGGAAACCGGCCGGCTCGGGCTTCGCGCAGATCTCTACGAATCCGACCCAAACTTCGCGTTTCAGGACATAGCCTTCACCTGA
- a CDS encoding carbohydrate ABC transporter permease: MTIKTETANAVLTDDIQGMGYLNRLPRRIVMLYLPMAVFVFVLLFPFYWMAITAIKPNAQLTDYNNYSPFWVVEPTLDHIKYLFLETSYPGWLWNTILVAVGSTALSLLASIFGAYAIERVRFTGSRSIGLLIFLAYLVPPSILFIPLAFIVFKLGIYDSRLALIFTYPTFLIPFCTWLLMGYFRSIPFELEESALVDGASRWQILVKIILPLAVPGLISAGIFAFTLSWNEFIYALTFIQSSENKTIPVGVLTELVRGDVFEWGSLMAGALFGSLPVVILYSFFVDYYVSSMTGAVKE; the protein is encoded by the coding sequence ATGACCATCAAAACCGAAACGGCCAATGCCGTTCTGACCGACGACATCCAAGGCATGGGCTATCTGAACCGCCTGCCTCGCCGTATCGTCATGCTCTATCTGCCGATGGCAGTCTTTGTCTTCGTTCTTCTGTTTCCCTTCTACTGGATGGCCATAACGGCCATCAAGCCGAACGCGCAGCTGACCGACTACAATAACTACAGCCCCTTCTGGGTCGTGGAGCCGACGCTTGATCACATCAAGTACCTGTTCTTGGAGACGTCCTATCCGGGCTGGCTCTGGAATACGATATTGGTGGCGGTGGGATCGACGGCGCTGTCGCTGCTGGCGTCGATTTTTGGCGCCTACGCAATCGAGCGCGTGCGCTTTACCGGCTCTCGTTCGATCGGGCTGCTGATTTTTCTGGCCTACCTCGTTCCGCCTTCGATCCTGTTTATTCCTTTGGCTTTCATCGTCTTCAAGCTGGGAATTTACGATTCCAGACTTGCTCTCATCTTCACCTATCCAACCTTCCTCATTCCATTCTGCACTTGGCTGTTGATGGGCTATTTCAGGTCGATACCCTTCGAGCTGGAAGAAAGCGCGCTGGTCGATGGCGCCAGCCGCTGGCAGATCCTTGTCAAAATCATTCTGCCGCTGGCGGTACCCGGACTGATCTCGGCCGGCATCTTCGCCTTTACGCTGTCCTGGAACGAATTCATCTACGCGCTCACTTTCATTCAATCGTCGGAAAACAAAACAATCCCGGTCGGTGTTCTGACGGAATTGGTTCGCGGCGATGTTTTCGAGTGGGGGTCGCTCATGGCCGGCGCATTATTCGGTTCATTGCCGGTCGTCATTCTCTACTCCTTCTTCGTCGACTACTACGTTTCGTCGATGACCGGTGCTGTGAAAGAATGA
- a CDS encoding Gfo/Idh/MocA family protein, whose product MATRVKLAVLGAGLIGKRHIKHVMEEPAAELVAVVDPTPVGQAIASEAGVRWFPSFADMMISGRPDGVIIATPNQVHVQNGLEAVEAGVPALIEKPIADDIAAGEKLVQMAEAKGVALLTGHHRRHNPMMQKAKEIIDSGTLGRILIVNAMFWLFKPDEYFDIPWRRERGAGPVFLNLIHDIDNLRFLCGDINAVQARESNAVRGNAVEETAVILIEFKSGVLGTASVSDSVVAPWSWEMTTGENPAYPKTQEICYMIGGTHGSLAVPSLEIWSNAEKRSWTEAFEQDRAAFENEDPLVMQIRQFCSVIRGEEAPFVSGREGLETLKVIEAVKRSAAMGGRIVL is encoded by the coding sequence ATGGCGACCCGGGTCAAGCTGGCAGTCCTTGGGGCGGGGCTGATCGGCAAGCGTCACATCAAGCACGTGATGGAAGAGCCCGCCGCAGAGCTGGTGGCAGTTGTGGATCCCACGCCAGTCGGCCAGGCGATCGCGAGTGAGGCTGGTGTCAGATGGTTCCCCAGTTTTGCCGACATGATGATTTCCGGGCGCCCCGACGGAGTCATCATCGCGACGCCGAACCAGGTGCATGTTCAAAATGGGTTGGAAGCCGTGGAGGCGGGCGTCCCGGCGCTGATCGAAAAGCCGATCGCGGACGATATCGCTGCCGGAGAGAAGCTTGTGCAAATGGCCGAGGCCAAAGGCGTGGCGCTGCTGACGGGACATCACCGCCGGCATAATCCGATGATGCAGAAAGCGAAGGAGATTATCGACAGCGGGACGCTCGGTCGGATCCTGATCGTGAATGCGATGTTCTGGCTGTTCAAGCCGGACGAATACTTTGACATCCCCTGGCGGCGAGAGCGTGGAGCGGGGCCGGTCTTCCTCAACCTAATTCACGACATCGACAACCTCCGCTTCCTTTGCGGCGATATAAACGCCGTGCAGGCCCGTGAATCCAACGCTGTGCGAGGCAATGCCGTCGAGGAAACCGCTGTTATCCTCATCGAGTTCAAAAGCGGTGTTCTCGGTACTGCTTCCGTGTCCGATTCCGTTGTCGCGCCATGGAGTTGGGAGATGACGACGGGAGAAAATCCCGCTTATCCGAAAACTCAGGAGATTTGCTACATGATCGGCGGAACACACGGATCGCTGGCCGTGCCGTCGCTGGAAATATGGAGCAATGCCGAGAAGCGAAGCTGGACCGAGGCATTTGAGCAAGACAGGGCCGCATTCGAAAACGAGGACCCGCTTGTCATGCAGATCCGTCAGTTCTGCAGCGTCATCCGGGGCGAGGAAGCTCCTTTTGTCAGCGGCCGGGAAGGCTTGGAGACATTGAAAGTCATTGAGGCCGTCAAGCGCTCGGCCGCTATGGGAGGACGCATCGTCCTCTAG
- a CDS encoding ABC transporter ATP-binding protein: protein MAGVEFVDVRKSFGAFPVIKGVNIDIADGEFVILVGPSGCGKSTLLRMLAGLENISAGEIRIGNRVVNGMAPGDRDIAMVFQNYALYPHMSVAQNMAFSLMLKRAPKADMDQRVKKAAEILGLAKLLDRYPRQLSGGQRQRVAMGRAIVRDPQVFLFDEPLSNLDAKLRVAMRAEIKELHQRLGTTTVYVTHDQIEAMTMADKIVVMHDGVVEQVGKPLDLYDTPANLFVAGFIGSPAMNMIKGRLDAESDGRFIASDGTVLPIANPPAGARARDLVYGLRPEYITLDAEGLPAEIIVIEPTGYETQMTVRFGGSDVNCIFRERINAKPGDTLRISIDVPHVHLFDAESGQRLTI from the coding sequence ATGGCAGGTGTCGAGTTTGTCGATGTCAGGAAATCATTCGGGGCGTTCCCGGTTATCAAGGGTGTGAATATCGATATTGCGGACGGGGAATTCGTGATCCTCGTCGGACCGTCCGGATGCGGAAAGTCCACGCTTCTCAGAATGCTTGCCGGGCTCGAGAATATTTCCGCCGGCGAGATCCGTATCGGCAATCGCGTGGTCAATGGAATGGCGCCGGGCGACCGCGACATAGCCATGGTGTTTCAGAATTATGCGCTCTATCCGCACATGTCGGTGGCCCAGAACATGGCTTTCTCGCTGATGCTCAAACGCGCGCCGAAAGCGGACATGGATCAGCGTGTCAAGAAGGCGGCTGAAATCCTGGGTCTGGCCAAACTTCTCGACCGCTATCCCCGCCAGCTTTCCGGCGGTCAGCGCCAGCGTGTCGCCATGGGCCGCGCGATCGTGCGCGATCCCCAGGTCTTCCTCTTCGACGAACCGCTTTCCAATCTTGACGCCAAGCTCAGGGTCGCCATGCGCGCCGAAATCAAGGAGTTGCACCAACGTCTCGGCACCACGACCGTCTACGTCACACATGATCAGATCGAGGCTATGACGATGGCCGACAAGATCGTGGTCATGCATGATGGCGTCGTGGAGCAGGTGGGAAAGCCGCTGGATCTCTACGACACGCCTGCCAATCTTTTCGTCGCGGGCTTTATCGGCTCGCCGGCAATGAACATGATCAAAGGCCGCCTCGATGCGGAGAGCGATGGCCGGTTCATCGCGTCGGACGGAACTGTCCTGCCCATCGCAAATCCGCCTGCTGGCGCCAGGGCGCGCGACCTCGTCTATGGGCTGCGTCCGGAATACATCACGCTCGATGCCGAGGGGCTGCCCGCGGAAATCATCGTGATCGAACCGACGGGCTATGAAACGCAGATGACGGTCCGGTTCGGCGGCAGCGATGTCAACTGCATCTTCCGGGAGAGGATCAATGCCAAACCCGGCGATACGCTGCGCATTTCCATCGATGTGCCGCATGTCCATCTCTTCGACGCCGAAAGCGGTCAGAGATTGACGATTTGA
- a CDS encoding amino acid ABC transporter ATP-binding protein gives MEGAVLNSPNDQSTLISLDKVEKWYGAFHALKNINLSVRKGEKIVLCGPSGSGKSTLIRCINALELIQGGKIVVEGQLLDGSAKAVDAIRREVGMVFQNFNLFPHMTVLQNCALAPMRVRGASRADAEKLARKYLERVRILDQAEKYPAQLSGGQQQRVAIARALCMEPKAMLFDEPTSALDPEMVKEVLDTMIGLARDGMTMICVTHEMGFARQVADRVIFMASGEIIEEAEPETFFKNPTHERTKAFLGEILAHH, from the coding sequence ATGGAGGGCGCCGTGCTCAATTCCCCCAACGATCAGTCGACCTTGATATCCCTTGATAAAGTGGAGAAATGGTACGGCGCCTTCCATGCCCTGAAGAACATCAATCTGTCGGTTCGCAAGGGAGAGAAGATCGTCCTTTGTGGACCGTCCGGTTCCGGCAAGTCCACCCTGATCCGCTGTATCAACGCTCTTGAACTGATTCAGGGCGGCAAGATCGTGGTGGAAGGTCAACTGCTTGATGGCTCCGCCAAGGCGGTCGACGCCATTCGACGTGAAGTCGGAATGGTTTTCCAGAACTTCAATCTGTTCCCGCACATGACCGTTCTGCAAAACTGCGCGCTTGCACCCATGAGAGTGCGGGGGGCAAGCCGTGCCGACGCGGAGAAGTTGGCGCGAAAATATCTCGAACGCGTCCGTATCCTCGATCAGGCGGAAAAGTATCCGGCACAGCTCAGCGGCGGACAGCAGCAGCGCGTCGCCATCGCGCGTGCCCTGTGCATGGAGCCGAAAGCGATGCTTTTCGACGAGCCCACATCCGCCTTGGATCCTGAAATGGTCAAAGAGGTTCTCGACACCATGATCGGCCTCGCAAGAGACGGCATGACCATGATCTGCGTGACCCATGAAATGGGCTTCGCCCGGCAAGTCGCTGACAGGGTCATCTTCATGGCTTCCGGAGAGATCATCGAGGAGGCGGAGCCAGAAACCTTCTTCAAGAATCCCACGCATGAACGGACGAAGGCATTTCTCGGCGAAATCCTTGCGCATCACTGA